From the Primulina tabacum isolate GXHZ01 chromosome 15, ASM2559414v2, whole genome shotgun sequence genome, one window contains:
- the LOC142525842 gene encoding uncharacterized protein LOC142525842 produces the protein MDCFATSESFVDKAKKVDKTRRSWSEREEEFLIQALKDASAEGCKSGNGFRPGYLAFLENRMKVAFPDTNIRGNPHINSKVHVWKKLYGSLVTILSKSGVGWNDTEKTIEASNDIWDALIKADQNVRSMRHKRWTFYHDWCEIFGNDRATGEKAEHFAAAVQEVLTMTPEVANDTGMNLYALFSVHEGGDESISVSVTPSSRPTCAAKSKGKKRKNVDAAHDAIVESINNLTTITKDTMNDLIKQLARQKEAGDEKMRNDQDNVLKVMETIPELTEDEKVRLIEELVENHAKSSLFLRLGHGGRLSLARRLLRGG, from the exons ATGGATTGTTTTGCAACTTCCGAGAGTTTTGTTGATAAAGCCAAAAAAGTTGATAAGACAAGACGTAGTTGGAGTGAACGTGAAGAAGAGTTTCTAATACAAGCACTGAAAGATGCGTCCGCAGAAGGTTGTAAAAGCGGCAACGGATTTCGGCCAGGCTATTTGGCTTTTCTTGAGAATCGAATGAAAGTTGCGTTTCCTGACACAAATATACGTGGGAACCCACATATTAACTCTAAAGTTCATGTCTGGAAGAAATTGTATGGATCTTTGGTGACAATACTAAGTAAAAGTGGAGTCGGATGGAACGACACAGAGAAGACCATTGAAGCTTCAAACGACATTTGGGATGCACTAATAAAG GCAGACCAAAACGTCAGGTCAATGAGACACAAAAGGTGGACCTTTTACCATGATTGGTGCGAAATCTTTGGTAATGATCGTGCAACCGGAGAGAAAGCTGAACATTTTGCTGCTGCAGTTCAAGAGGTTCTTACCATGACACCTGAAGTGGCTAACGATACAGGTATGAATCTATACGCATTGTTCTCTGTTCATGAGGGAGGTGATGAGTCCATCTCTGTATCTGTCACACCGTCCTCGCGACCCACATGTGCTGCGAAATCAAAGGGTAAGAAACGGAAAAATGTAGACGCTGCTCACGATGCGATAGTGGAATCCATAAACAATTTAACAACCATCACCAAAGACACAATGAATGACCTTATCAAACAATTAGCAAGACAAAAAGAAGCAGGTGATGAGAAGATGCGCAATGACCAAGACAATGTGTTAAAGGTCATGGAAACAATTCCTGAGTTGACCGAAGACGAGAAAGTTAGGCTTATTGAAGAATTGGTGGAGAACCATGCGAAATCGTCACTGTTCTTGCGCTTGGGTCATGGCGGAAGATTGAGCTTAGCTAGACGGTTGCTAAGAGGAGGTTGA